From Sardina pilchardus chromosome 9, fSarPil1.1, whole genome shotgun sequence, a single genomic window includes:
- the LOC134093097 gene encoding protein SSUH2 homolog isoform X1, which yields MFTPGGGAVYAPPSPNPTAPPAYGNVPGYEGFMGGGAGGYIPPPAPLHPVPTPDAQPEQIDWTIPSITEEAAQAAFLEFAGNNCCWSKAPAKDGVITKMEAFNTYRYRLETFTESRITEWQTEAFTGQTVDVGLQPAPPPWSIQVQTPALFKDHEENIKVPNTSSVKGCHICQETGKTRCDTCSGSGKKHCHRCDGSGKRFQEDCEDCNGTGREHCTDCSGDGLHNCETCDGRRQVLMFINLKVTWKNNLEDYLAQQSSGMQIENLTSVSGKKLFHDTQYMVYPVFGFPDPNLSQASERMVREHQSKFSQSARIHQQQHAIELIPITKVSYKWKGDTHFFYVFGNESKVSADDYPATCCCVVM from the exons CACCGGCGTATGGGAATGTGCCTGGTTACGAGGGTTTCATGGGTGGAGGGGCAG GTGGATATatccctcctcctgctcctcttcatcCAGTGCCAACACCAGACGCTCAGCCAGAGCAGATTGACTGGAC CATCCCTTCAATCACAGAGGAAGCCGCACAGGCAGCCTTTCTGGAGTTTGCCGGCAACAACTGCTGCTGGAGCAAAGCCCCTGCCAAGGACGGAGTCATAACCAAGATGGAGGCATTCAACACTTATCGG TATCGGCTGGAGACCTTCACTGAATCCAGAATCACTGAGTGGCAAACTGAAGCATTTACAG GTCAAACTGTGGATGTGGGCCTGCAACCAGCCCCACCTCCCTGGTCTATTCAAGTGCAGACGCCCGCCCTGTTTAAGGACCACGAGGAGAACATCAAAGTGCCCAACACTTCCTCTGTGAAG GGCTGCCATATTTGCCAGGAGACTGGAAAAACCCGGTGTGACACGTGCAGTGGCTCGGGCaag AAACATTGCCACAGATGTGATGGCAGCGGAAAGAGGTTTCAGGAAGATTGTGAGGACTGCAATGGAACAGGAAGAGAACA TTGTACTGATTGCAGTGGGGACGGACTACATAACTGTGAAACCTGTGATGGGAGGAGGCAGGTTCTGATGTTCATCAACCTCAAGGTTACATG GAAGAACAACCTGGAAGATTATTTGGCTCAGCAATCTAGCGGTATGCAGATTGAGAACCTCACCTCAGTATCTGGAAAGAAGCTATTTCACGACACTCAGTACATG GTGTACCCAGTGTTTGGCTTCCCAGATCCCAACTTATCTCAGGCATCTGAGAGGATGGTTCGGGAACACCAAAGCAAATTCTCCCAGTCTGCACGCATCCACCAGCAG CAACACGCAATTGAATTGATTCCTATTACCAAGGTGTCCTACAAATGGAAAGGCGACACCCACTTTTTCTATGTGTTTGGGAATGAGTCGAAAGTTAGTGCGGATGATTACCCTGCCACTTGCTGCTGTGTCGTAATGTAG
- the LOC134093097 gene encoding protein SSUH2 homolog isoform X2, whose product MGGGAGGYIPPPAPLHPVPTPDAQPEQIDWTIPSITEEAAQAAFLEFAGNNCCWSKAPAKDGVITKMEAFNTYRYRLETFTESRITEWQTEAFTGQTVDVGLQPAPPPWSIQVQTPALFKDHEENIKVPNTSSVKGCHICQETGKTRCDTCSGSGKKHCHRCDGSGKRFQEDCEDCNGTGREHCTDCSGDGLHNCETCDGRRQVLMFINLKVTWKNNLEDYLAQQSSGMQIENLTSVSGKKLFHDTQYMVYPVFGFPDPNLSQASERMVREHQSKFSQSARIHQQQHAIELIPITKVSYKWKGDTHFFYVFGNESKVSADDYPATCCCVVM is encoded by the exons ATGGGTGGAGGGGCAG GTGGATATatccctcctcctgctcctcttcatcCAGTGCCAACACCAGACGCTCAGCCAGAGCAGATTGACTGGAC CATCCCTTCAATCACAGAGGAAGCCGCACAGGCAGCCTTTCTGGAGTTTGCCGGCAACAACTGCTGCTGGAGCAAAGCCCCTGCCAAGGACGGAGTCATAACCAAGATGGAGGCATTCAACACTTATCGG TATCGGCTGGAGACCTTCACTGAATCCAGAATCACTGAGTGGCAAACTGAAGCATTTACAG GTCAAACTGTGGATGTGGGCCTGCAACCAGCCCCACCTCCCTGGTCTATTCAAGTGCAGACGCCCGCCCTGTTTAAGGACCACGAGGAGAACATCAAAGTGCCCAACACTTCCTCTGTGAAG GGCTGCCATATTTGCCAGGAGACTGGAAAAACCCGGTGTGACACGTGCAGTGGCTCGGGCaag AAACATTGCCACAGATGTGATGGCAGCGGAAAGAGGTTTCAGGAAGATTGTGAGGACTGCAATGGAACAGGAAGAGAACA TTGTACTGATTGCAGTGGGGACGGACTACATAACTGTGAAACCTGTGATGGGAGGAGGCAGGTTCTGATGTTCATCAACCTCAAGGTTACATG GAAGAACAACCTGGAAGATTATTTGGCTCAGCAATCTAGCGGTATGCAGATTGAGAACCTCACCTCAGTATCTGGAAAGAAGCTATTTCACGACACTCAGTACATG GTGTACCCAGTGTTTGGCTTCCCAGATCCCAACTTATCTCAGGCATCTGAGAGGATGGTTCGGGAACACCAAAGCAAATTCTCCCAGTCTGCACGCATCCACCAGCAG CAACACGCAATTGAATTGATTCCTATTACCAAGGTGTCCTACAAATGGAAAGGCGACACCCACTTTTTCTATGTGTTTGGGAATGAGTCGAAAGTTAGTGCGGATGATTACCCTGCCACTTGCTGCTGTGTCGTAATGTAG